From the Paenibacillus tianjinensis genome, the window CGGTATCGACCCTGCCCTGCTGGACGGTGTGTCTTACAGCCGCAAGGTGAGCATGAATATTCTCAAATCTGACGGCGCTACTGCTGTTCCCGTCGATGCAGCAAGTCTGAACTTCACCTCGTATCCCGATAAGCCCGCCGGTGCGGAAGGCAGCTATCTTGCCGATTATTATGATCTGCTCGCCGGAAGCCTGCCGGAGAAATCCACGGATCTCGTTATGGTCGTCGATGAATATAACCGGATGAGCCAAAGCATTCTGGAAGCTCTCGGCCTTGATTATAAAGCAGCTAACATCAGCTTCGATAATATAGTCGGCCGGGAGTTCAAGCTGATCTATAACGATGATTACTATATTGAATCTGACGGTATGTTTAAGCTGAACGGCAATGCTGCCAATTTGAGTACAATGTATAACAGCGGCAATGCCGTCACGTTGAAAATTTCCGGCATCATCCGTAAGCAGCAGGATTCCCCAATGTCCACCATGTCGGCGGGAATTGCTTACTCTGACAGTCTGACAGAACAGTTTATAACCAATGCTAAGAACTCGGCCATTGTCAAAGCCCAGCAACAGCAGGATCAGGTTAATGTGCTTACTGGCAAGGTATTCTCTCAAGTCAGCGGGTTGAACATGGGCGGCGGTGGTATGGGCCTCGGCCTTGGAATGAGGGGCTCCGGTTCAAGTACTGATCCGGGCAGCTCCAGTTCCAAGGAAGATACACTTGCCGCTTTGGGTGCTGTAGCCACTCCAGCTTCCATCTCCCTGTATCCTAAAGATTTTGAAGCCAAAGAAGGCATTGTGGAGTATCTGGATAAATGGAATGAAGGCCGCAGCGATAAAGAAATGATTGTCTACACCGATTTGGCTGAGATGGTCACCAGTCTCTCCAGCGGCATTATGGACGGAATTACGATGGTGCTGATCGCTTTTGCCTCCATCTCGCTGGTCGTGTCCCTGATCATGATCGGGATTATCACCTACATCTCCGTGCTAGAACGGACCAAAGAAATCGGTGTACTCCGCGCCTTGGGGGCACGCAAAAAGGATATTACGCGTGTCTTCAATGCAGAGACCTGCATTATCGGTTCGCTCTCTGGACTGCTGGGCATCGGAATCGCTTATCTGCTGACCATTCCCGTCAACATCATTCTCAAGTCGATTACTGAACTATCGAATGTGGCTCAGCTGAACCCGCTGCATGCCTTCGGACTTGTCGTGCTCAGCGT encodes:
- a CDS encoding ABC transporter ATP-binding protein/permease; protein product: MLQLKNISKSYTTGSFTQIALNDVNLDFRKNEFVAILGPSGSGKTTCLNLIGGLDQYDSGDLIINGTSTKHFKDSDWDAYRNNSVGFIFQSYNLISHLSITDNVEMGMTLSGVSAEIKHRKAVEALEKVGLKEHIHKKPGQLSGGQMQRVAIARALANDPDIILADEPTGALDTVTSEQIMELIKEIAKDKLVVMVTHNPELAEAYADRTVQFRDGKVISDSNPPSEIQENTNYQLKKTAMSYFTALKLSGKNISTKKWRTALTAFASSIGIIGIALILSLSNGFDKQISSYESGALSNFPVTINESAASIDLSSRPSEDARKTDKEWTEFTSADEIYPYDPSANTVMHTNVLSEAYLNYLDGIDPALLDGVSYSRKVSMNILKSDGATAVPVDAASLNFTSYPDKPAGAEGSYLADYYDLLAGSLPEKSTDLVMVVDEYNRMSQSILEALGLDYKAANISFDNIVGREFKLIYNDDYYIESDGMFKLNGNAANLSTMYNSGNAVTLKISGIIRKQQDSPMSTMSAGIAYSDSLTEQFITNAKNSAIVKAQQQQDQVNVLTGKVFSQVSGLNMGGGGMGLGLGMRGSGSSTDPGSSSSKEDTLAALGAVATPASISLYPKDFEAKEGIVEYLDKWNEGRSDKEMIVYTDLAEMVTSLSSGIMDGITMVLIAFASISLVVSLIMIGIITYISVLERTKEIGVLRALGARKKDITRVFNAETCIIGSLSGLLGIGIAYLLTIPVNIILKSITELSNVAQLNPLHAFGLVVLSVGLTMLGGFIPAKFAAKKDPVVALRSE